From Anaerohalosphaera lusitana, one genomic window encodes:
- a CDS encoding helix-turn-helix domain-containing protein: MCLYARDLSTSEGQQIQRILRSSKSRIKIRRGQVILASNQGYKVPAIAELVHYSPHHVRVIIKDFNQRGLKALEPKPRPGRPPEFTEDDKAIIAETAKCPPDLLDCPFKRWSLEKLREYLVQEKIVPTISIETLRTILREKKVKLRRTKTWKECNDPNLKSKKN; the protein is encoded by the coding sequence ATGTGTCTGTACGCCAGAGACCTCAGTACCAGTGAAGGCCAGCAAATTCAGCGGATACTCCGCAGCAGCAAAAGCCGAATCAAGATTCGTCGCGGCCAAGTCATTCTTGCCTCTAACCAGGGCTATAAAGTTCCTGCTATCGCCGAGCTGGTTCACTATTCGCCGCACCATGTCAGGGTCATCATCAAAGACTTTAACCAACGCGGCCTTAAGGCGTTGGAGCCCAAGCCCCGGCCGGGAAGACCGCCGGAGTTTACCGAGGACGACAAGGCCATTATTGCCGAGACTGCAAAATGTCCGCCCGACCTTCTGGACTGCCCTTTTAAGCGGTGGTCGCTGGAAAAACTGCGTGAATATCTTGTCCAGGAAAAGATCGTTCCTACGATCAGCATTGAAACACTCAGGACCATCCTGCGTGAAAAGAAGGTCAAGCTCCGGCGGACAAAGACGTGGAAAGAGTGCAACGACCCCAATCTCAAGTCTAAAAAAAACTAA
- a CDS encoding transposase, producing MNQPASNGPTISFDEFGPLEIRPQPGRNYCHTDHPKRLPATYTRKHGVQHWLAFYDVHQKKLWGYVRPRKRHQEFLEVLKLTRKKYPANQRIHLILDNFSPHRKDKVLRYCRENNIHLIWTPTNASWLNPIECQFTHVKEFVIRGTNYQNHNELKTALNRYVAYRNKKNQQKRNLDN from the coding sequence GTGAACCAGCCGGCCTCAAACGGGCCGACCATATCATTCGACGAGTTCGGACCGCTGGAGATTCGTCCTCAGCCAGGCCGGAATTACTGTCATACCGACCATCCCAAGAGGCTGCCTGCGACCTATACCCGCAAACACGGCGTTCAGCACTGGCTGGCGTTTTACGATGTCCATCAGAAAAAGCTCTGGGGATATGTTCGGCCACGCAAGCGGCATCAGGAGTTCTTGGAAGTTTTGAAACTGACCAGGAAAAAGTATCCGGCAAACCAGCGGATCCATCTGATACTGGACAATTTCTCGCCGCACCGCAAGGACAAGGTTCTGCGGTACTGTCGCGAGAACAATATTCATCTGATCTGGACGCCGACCAACGCATCATGGCTAAATCCTATCGAATGTCAGTTTACCCATGTTAAGGAATTCGTCATACGCGGAACTAATTATCAAAATCATAATGAGCTTAAAACCGCTCTGAATAGATACGTAGCATATCGCAATAAAAAAAATCAGCAAAAGCGAAACTTAGATAATTGA